The sequence CATTGTTTGGCGGAACTCCATCCCAAATTTCTGGCCCTACCGGTCCGATGACAGTGGTAATGGCAACGGTATTTGGTAGCTTCGTTAGCCAAAACCCAGGAACAGAAGGTATGGCGATCGCCTTTACTGTGGTGATGATGGGAGGAGCATTTCAAATCCTTTTCGGATTGCTACAGTTGGGAAAATACATAACTTTAATACCTTACACGGTAATTTCCGGCTTTATGTCGGGGATTGGATTTATTATTTTATTTCTGCAAATCGGACCGTTTTTCGGACATCAAGGTTCGGCAAATGTCATCGAATCGCTGCAAAAATTTTCTGAATTTGCCAACAATTCCAATCCTATAGCTATGGGGTTGGCTATCTTAACATTAATTATAGTATTTGGTTCTCCTCCAAAACTAAATCGAATCATTCCTTCACCTTTGTTAGCGTTGGTAGTTTGTACGCTGATTTCGGTTTTTGTATTTCCTGATAGCGGCATTCCGGTAATCGGAAAAATTCCTACCGGTTTACCTCAACCGCAATTACCGCGATTGAATTTTGACCAAATGAGAATGATGGTAGAGTATGGTTTGATGCTGGGAACTTTAGGGTCTATCGATTCGCTACTAACTTCCTTGGTTGCAGACAATATTACTCGTACAACTCATGATTCCGATAGAGAATTAATCGGACAAGGAATAGGAAACCTACTCGCGGGTTTATTCGGGGGATTACCGGGAGCGGGTGCAACCATGCGAACCGTTGTTAATGTCCGTGCTGGAGGAAAAACTCCTATATCGGGAATGGTTCATGCTTTCTTTTTATTAATTATTGTTCTAGGTGGCGGAAATTTTTTACTAATAAAAATAGAAGATATTCCTAATGCAGTATTAGCGGGTATTTTAATTAAAGTTGGTATAGATATTATTGATTGGAGTTTTCTTAAACGCGCTCACAAGATATCAATGCGGGCAACTGGATTGATGTACGTGGTTTTGTTTTTGACGGTATTTGTTGATTTAATTACTGCTGTAGCCGTTGGGGTATTTTTTGCTAATATATTTACTCTAAAACGTTTAACTGATTTACAAGCAAAAGAAGTAAAAGCAATAACAAATCCTTATGAGGATGCTCATCAATTGGATTTGAGTCTGGCAGAAGAACAGATTTTAAATAAAGCAGATGGTCGTATTTTATTCATTCATCTTGGTGGTCCGATGAGTTTCGGCGCTGCAAAAGCAATTTCGCAGCAAATGTCGATTGTAGAGGATTACGATGTTCTAATTTTGGAATTCAACGAAGTACCTTATCTTGGGGTGACGGCAACTTTAGCTATAGAAAATATGGTCAAAGAAGCTTATGAAAGAAGACGAAATGTCTATCTTATCGGCGCTAGAGGTATAGTAGAAGACAGATTGCGACGATTAAAAATTTTGCGAAAGGTTTTAGAACAAAATCCAGTTAATTCGCGTTTGGAAGCTTTAGAAAGGGGGATGGCTTTTATTAGCCAACGTTAGGTAAAATAAAATTTATTAGTATTAAATTAATAGTTTTCTTGTAGGGTGCTTGTACACTGATTGATTCTGAACGCTATCATAAGACGGAGAGTGTACGGCACCAAGCAATTATTGTGGCAATCGCGTAAGTCTAGAGTAGTTTAATTAATAGTCATATTCCTTCTTAATTGTATTTTCTGTTATGAGAATCAACTTCGCATATAGTCTTTATTAATAGCTGCATTTTCTATCTGGTTACGAAAGATATCAAGCATTGCAATAATTTCTAAGTGTAACTCTATATACTGCTCTTTATCAAAGACTGAATATTCACCGTGTGCAATTTCATTTCTAGCCTTTAGAAGCTTAGTATCAATTAAAACTGATTTTGTAGAGTATGGTGAAAAGTCAATTCCTAGAACATGAGTTATTTCTTTAAAAATTTCGGAAGAGAGATTTGATGCAGTCGAAATTACATCTTTTGGCAGCTCACACCTTTGATTTAATTCGTCTAAGAAAAAATCACAAACAGGTATATATAGTGAAGGCTTATTTGTCTCTTTTGCCTCATCAAGCTTTTCTTTCATTGCCAAAGCCAAAAAATTACTAGCAAGGTCTTTATAGCAAAGTTTTTTCACTCTGACGTATTCTAAATAGGAATTTCCTGCTATTTTAACGAAACCTTCCCAGTGAGCATAAAGAAGACATATTCCACTCCTAATTAACGCATTATGTTTGGCTAGAGAAAATTTAGTTTCTATTAAGGATTTAATGTCTGAAAGCTCTTTTTTTCGCCAAGCAAGCTCATTCGATAGTTTATCACTTAGTTGTTCGGCAGTTCTAAGCTTCATTGGGGAGAAAATTCCTTTCTACCAAGGGGAATAATACGGGAAAAACGTCTTGTATTATTTCGTCCCATTAGCGACCATTGTCTATAAGTTTTATCAGACCAGATATTTTTGATCCGAGACGATATTTCATTTGTTTGAAGTGGGTTTTGATAGTGGTATGCAATTCCCAATGCGATTATTTCATATGCTGGCAAGTAAAAGCCTCCAACAAAATCATCTCTATCAGGAATGTATCTCTTAAAGCTATCATCACCTAAAGCTTCATCAAGAATATCAAATGTTTGTTTAAACGCTTTTTTTATATGACTATAATCAAATTCTTTATTGAGAGCCATTTCACGCATTTCATCTGTCAGAAAATTACTAACATCTCCTCTCAACTTTTTAAGGTATTCCTCTTCTTTATCAAAAAGAAGGATAAAACGCAGTACTAATTCCATGTCATACTGCTCTTCATAAAGTCTATCGCTTAAAGCAGTACAGCTTCTAAATGATTCATAATTAGCAAGTGACCTAATAAATTCATATAAATCTTTATTCAGCATTATAAGAATACAATTTCTTACTTCTTGAGGTGTAGCAACTAAGCCTCCTGTATTCAGTCGCTGAAACAATTCATATTTAACCATTTCATCGCTTTCTTTTTCAACAATATTAACTGCAATTTTGGCTCGCTTAATTAATAAACGTTGTGATTGAGTAAACGAATTTTCTTTGTCATTTGGATCGTCCCATTTTTTGCCTTCTAAAGAAGGTAAGTAGGTAGTTTTTTGCAAAGAAACAGGCGATTTATCTTGTTCAGAACCTTCAGTTTTCAAAATACCCACAAATTCATATATTGTGGATAATCTTTGAACACCATCAACAACATCCCAAACGCCATCATCTCTTTGACTAACAAAAATTGGTGGAATTGGTATTCCTAAAAGTATTGATTCTATAAAGGTTGATTTTTGATGATCTGACCAACGGAAAAACCTTTGAAAATCCGGATGAATATCAATTTCATCATTTTGATAAAGGCTAATCCACTCACCAATAGACATTGAATATCCATCGGTACGAATTTCTTGCCTTGTTTTATCAATTTCTTCTTGCAGGAGCATAATTTAAAGTCTTCTAAAATGCTATCTGTATAGCTAGTTTTTATGAACAGCGATACTCAACTATTTTATCGCTAACCCAAGAAATATAATCTGCTAATTACCTTGATGATTAAACATCAGCTTTAATTAGTTTCTTCATAAATTTGCAAATGCTTTCGATTATACATGTCTTGTCAGATGTACTCAATTTTCATTTATGCCTCTAATTTGTATAAAACATATGTACTAATAGGATAAGATTTTTTCAATCCTAAATTTGGGAAACCCTACTCATGCAAGAATTCACACTCTCTGTGGAAAAGCTAAAATGAAAGTAGGGGTTTAAGACTGTGGAATTTCTGTATAGAAAAATATGAAAAGTGAAATTTTAGGTTCCCGCTACTCAATCCGAGAGCAACTGGGTAAGAAACCTGGAAGATACACCTATTTAGCATTAGACGAAGCAACTCATGATTTAGTCGTTGTCAAATTGCTGAAGTTTGATCGTGATTTTGAATGGGATAGTTTAAAACTTTTTGAACGAGAAGCGGAAATCTTAAGAAATCTATCTCACCCTTTTATTCCTCAATATCTTGATTACTTTGAGGTGGATTCAGCCGAAACTAAGGGTTTTGCTTTAGTTCAAAGCTATATTGATGCAAAATCTTTGGAAGAACAAGTTAAAACAGGAAGGACTTTTAACGAAGCTGAATTAAAAGAAATAGCTGAGAAACTTTTAAATATCTTAATTCATTTACATCAACTCAAACCTGCGATTGTTCACCGAGATATTAAGCCTAGTAATATTTTACTCACAAATCGTTCCGGGAATAGCGTTGGTGAAGTTTATTTAGTAGACTTTGGTTCGGTACAAAATATTACAGTTGTTGAAAACACGACTTTAACTGTTGTGGGAACTTACGGTTATATGTCACCAGAACATTTCGGTGGACGTGCTGTTCCTACTTCCGATTTATATAGTTTGGGAGCAACTTTACTTTATCTTGCAACTGGAATTCACCCAGCAGATTTTCCTCAAAAAGATTTACAAATTCAGTTTGAAGATAAAACCCAATTAAGTCCGCATTTTACTAGCTGGTTAAAAAAGGTATTAGAACCCAGTAGGGAAAAAAGATTTAATTCAGCAGAAATGGCGTTAGCGGCTTTACAAAAACCGGAAATAATTAGCCAGAATATTGATAACAATCTTGGAATTAAACCCGTTGATACCAAAATACATTTACATCAAAATGCCGATAACATAGAAATTATCAAACCATCAAGAGGATGGACTTTTAGTTCCATTGAAAAATTAATTACAAATACATTTTCTACTGTTATTGGCTTAGTTTGCATTATGTTTCTATGGCATATTCCGCTGATTGGATGGCTGATTTCGGTGATGATTGCTTGGTTAGGAGTTTTAAACTGGATTGATTTTATATTTGAAATATTTGGCACAACTCAATTAGTTATAAACCAAAAGGTCATTTTTTTGAGTTACCAACTCTTTGGCATAAAATACGAAAAAGTTAGACCATCTGCTCGCAAAAATATAATTAAACTAGAATACACTAACTCTTTTATTAAAGAAGCTAAAAAGTCAAACGGAAAGATTTCATACAAAGAAGTTTCACCGACAATCATTGTTTGGGCAGGAAATAAACAATATAAACTTACCGGAATAACTCAAACAGAAGTCGAATGGCTGCTCAAAGAACTTAGCAATTCTTTAAAATTACCTTTTCAACGTCGAGTCATACCTATAATTCAATCTGATTAATTAGGAATTCAAGACAGAGGCTTATTATCCCCATTCTAGGTTTTAAGAAAGAAAATAATCATATAATATATAGCATCGCAAGATAAAAACAGGGGCAAATCAGATGCTTGCAGAAAATGATTCTTTACTAGGTGAAAATAGTTCTGCTGCTACAAATAGGGACCCCCTAACTGGTGGCATTAGTTTTAACAATGGTATAGACAGCGATCGCAATATTTTACAGGTTACCAGCATTGGAGAAGTCACGGTTCCTACTAGTATCACTACGGTTGATTTAGGAATTCAAGTAGAGGGAGAAACAGCCAACGAAGTTCAGCAAGAAGTGGCTCAACAAACAACGAATGTTGTGGATGTGCTAGAAAAACTTCAGGTAAAAGAACTCCAAACTACCTCCGTGCGATTATTTCCAGTTTATAGCTTTGAAAACGATACTCGAACCTTAACCGGCTTTGAAGCTCAGAACACCCTTTCCTTTGAGTTGCCTAACGAAGAAGCAGGAGCCGCTATCGACGCAGCAATTGCAGCAGGTGCAAATTTAGTACAAAACATCAGTTTTTCAGCCTCAGATGAAGCATTAAAGCAGGCACGTTTGCAAGCACTTAATCAAGCTGTAGAACAAGCTCAAATAGAAGCTGGAACTGTTTTTAATACATTAAACTTAGTTTCACAAGAGATTGTGGGCATTGAAATTTTATCAGTTGATGAGTCAAACCCAATTTCTCAACCGCTTCGATTTGAAGCAAGCGCAGCCAGAGACACAACGCCAATAATTGGCAGCCCTCAAAATGTACAAGCAACAGTTGCTTTGGATATTCTTTACAGTGAACAGTGAACAGTGAACAGTGAGCAGTGAACAGTGAACAGTTGGGAATTGGTAATTGGTAATGGGTAATTGGTAATTGTAAATTTTCTACCCCCTCTTCCCCCTCTCCCCCCTCTTCCCCATCCCCCTCTACCACGGCAAACGATTACCATCCCAAGAGAAAAACTCTCCACTATCTTCTGGCTTCAGGTTTGTAATAACACTAAGTAATAGCTTGACTGTATGTTCTACGGGAAATAATTTCTCAGGGGGTACGTTGCGTTGAAAAGGCTGTGAGAGTTTGGTATTTGTTGTCCCTGGATGCATTGTCACGACTATGGTTTTAGGGCATCTTCTGCTGTATTCTATTGCCGTAGTCCGCATAAACATATTTAAAGCAGCCTTTGATGCTCGATAACCGTACCATCCGCCTAAGCGGTTATCACCGATACTTCCTATCTTGGCAGAAATACATGCAAAGATATTTTTTTCTTTATGTTTGAATAAAGGTTGCAGGTGTTTGGCTAATAATATTCCCCCGATACTATTAACCTGGAAATAGCGCATTAAATTTTCGGAGTTGATTTGTCGCAGGCTTTTTTCGGGCTGTATTTCTTCTTCATGCAAAATTCCCACGCAGTTAATTACTAAATGTAGCTTGTCTGTTTCGGCGCTGATTTTTTCTACTGCTGCGGATATTTGGGACTCTTGAGTAATATCCACTGCAAGGCAAACTAATTTTTGTGCAAATTCTTGTTGTAGAGAAATTAATTCTTTGGCAGAATCAGCATTACGATAGGTAGCATAAATTTTAGCAATACTATTATCTTGCAATAAAGCTTTAACAAAACCCAAACCAATCCCTTGACTGGCACCAACAATTAAAGCGTTTGCGTTATCAATTTCTTTTATTACTGACATAATTAACAGTGAGCAGTGAACAGTGAACAGTGAGCAGTGAGCAGTTACCAACTAACAACTAACAACTAATTCTTAATCCTTCCTCCAACAGCGGATGCAAAAAGAAAATACGGATATTACTACTGCAAGTTCAACTGCTACTTGAATAGTTGTGGGGCTTAAAGAAAAACCCCAAACTGTGATTAAAGTTCCTGCGATCGCGGCTGATATACGAAGAACTTCTTCTTCAATTTTTATTGAAAACCAAATAATTGCCAAACCGATTGTTAAAAACAGTAAATAATTCATTCTCGGATAAAACAATCAAAATTGATGCATAAGTAAAGTAATAACAGAATTATCAAGAATATTTTTGATTTTAGAGCAAAACAAGTAATATTTCTGTCAATGTGGGAAATATATAACTATACCAATTCAGGTACTAGTCTATATTGCTGCATACAACTCATGAATAAAAACCTTGTACTTACACTAGCATTCGGAGTCGCTGCTTTCTTGGGAACAACAAGCTGTAGCTCTAGTAACTCTACCGAAGCAGAAGTAAAAACTCAACAGGAAATAAAGCTTGGTGGTTCTAGTAGCACCCATGTAGCAATTAAATTGCTAGGTGATGCTTACGAAACTCAAAATCAAGATATCAAATTCACTTTTTTACCTCAAGGGCAATCCGGAGGTAGTATCGCTGGAGTCAAAAACGGATTAAGGGATATTGCTGGTGCCAGTCGCAAGCTGAAACCAAAAGAAGATGACGGTTCTGTTATATACAAGCAGCTTGCAACTGATGGATTGCTCGTAGCAACTCATCCCAGCGTCAAGGGAGTCAATAATTTAACGACAAAGCAACTCAAAGCAATTTATAGCGGTGCCGTAACGAATTGGCAGAAACTAGGCGGACCAAATGCAGAAATTGTGGTTTTAGATCGCCCCGAAGACGAGTCTGCTAAAAAGCTTTTACGCAAGTACTACCTGGGAAAAGAACTGAAAACTGCCCCAGAAGCAGCAATCATGCGTTATGAACCAGAATTAATAAACGCTGTACAAAATACTCCCTATAGTATTGGCGCTTTTTCACTTGCTTCGAGCATCTTGAATAAATTACCAGTTAATCGTCTGAGTCTTGATGGTATAGAACCCACTCCAGCAAATATTAAATCTGGTAAGTATAAGATGGTACGTACTATTGGTATTGTTTGGAATAAAGAACCTTCAGAAGCAACCCAAAAATACCTGGATTTTGCATTTAGCGAAAAAGGAGCAGAAATTTTAAATAATTCTGGTTTCGTACCATCAACTCAGAAATAAAAGTAGATGTTTAAACAAGCTTATTCAAAACTCCCTTTAAAAGCCAAAATTCTTTTACCTTT comes from Rivularia sp. PCC 7116 and encodes:
- a CDS encoding substrate-binding domain-containing protein, whose amino-acid sequence is MNKNLVLTLAFGVAAFLGTTSCSSSNSTEAEVKTQQEIKLGGSSSTHVAIKLLGDAYETQNQDIKFTFLPQGQSGGSIAGVKNGLRDIAGASRKLKPKEDDGSVIYKQLATDGLLVATHPSVKGVNNLTTKQLKAIYSGAVTNWQKLGGPNAEIVVLDRPEDESAKKLLRKYYLGKELKTAPEAAIMRYEPELINAVQNTPYSIGAFSLASSILNKLPVNRLSLDGIEPTPANIKSGKYKMVRTIGIVWNKEPSEATQKYLDFAFSEKGAEILNNSGFVPSTQK
- a CDS encoding DUF262 domain-containing protein, which translates into the protein MLLQEEIDKTRQEIRTDGYSMSIGEWISLYQNDEIDIHPDFQRFFRWSDHQKSTFIESILLGIPIPPIFVSQRDDGVWDVVDGVQRLSTIYEFVGILKTEGSEQDKSPVSLQKTTYLPSLEGKKWDDPNDKENSFTQSQRLLIKRAKIAVNIVEKESDEMVKYELFQRLNTGGLVATPQEVRNCILIMLNKDLYEFIRSLANYESFRSCTALSDRLYEEQYDMELVLRFILLFDKEEEYLKKLRGDVSNFLTDEMREMALNKEFDYSHIKKAFKQTFDILDEALGDDSFKRYIPDRDDFVGGFYLPAYEIIALGIAYHYQNPLQTNEISSRIKNIWSDKTYRQWSLMGRNNTRRFSRIIPLGRKEFSPQ
- a CDS encoding SDR family NAD(P)-dependent oxidoreductase, which codes for MSVIKEIDNANALIVGASQGIGLGFVKALLQDNSIAKIYATYRNADSAKELISLQQEFAQKLVCLAVDITQESQISAAVEKISAETDKLHLVINCVGILHEEEIQPEKSLRQINSENLMRYFQVNSIGGILLAKHLQPLFKHKEKNIFACISAKIGSIGDNRLGGWYGYRASKAALNMFMRTTAIEYSRRCPKTIVVTMHPGTTNTKLSQPFQRNVPPEKLFPVEHTVKLLLSVITNLKPEDSGEFFSWDGNRLPW
- a CDS encoding serine/threonine-protein kinase, which codes for MKSEILGSRYSIREQLGKKPGRYTYLALDEATHDLVVVKLLKFDRDFEWDSLKLFEREAEILRNLSHPFIPQYLDYFEVDSAETKGFALVQSYIDAKSLEEQVKTGRTFNEAELKEIAEKLLNILIHLHQLKPAIVHRDIKPSNILLTNRSGNSVGEVYLVDFGSVQNITVVENTTLTVVGTYGYMSPEHFGGRAVPTSDLYSLGATLLYLATGIHPADFPQKDLQIQFEDKTQLSPHFTSWLKKVLEPSREKRFNSAEMALAALQKPEIISQNIDNNLGIKPVDTKIHLHQNADNIEIIKPSRGWTFSSIEKLITNTFSTVIGLVCIMFLWHIPLIGWLISVMIAWLGVLNWIDFIFEIFGTTQLVINQKVIFLSYQLFGIKYEKVRPSARKNIIKLEYTNSFIKEAKKSNGKISYKEVSPTIIVWAGNKQYKLTGITQTEVEWLLKELSNSLKLPFQRRVIPIIQSD
- a CDS encoding SulP family inorganic anion transporter; the encoded protein is MQLVHGLHFRNLRGDLFGGLTAAIVALPLALAFGVSVSPENGAIMGLYGAVFIGFFAALFGGTPSQISGPTGPMTVVMATVFGSFVSQNPGTEGMAIAFTVVMMGGAFQILFGLLQLGKYITLIPYTVISGFMSGIGFIILFLQIGPFFGHQGSANVIESLQKFSEFANNSNPIAMGLAILTLIIVFGSPPKLNRIIPSPLLALVVCTLISVFVFPDSGIPVIGKIPTGLPQPQLPRLNFDQMRMMVEYGLMLGTLGSIDSLLTSLVADNITRTTHDSDRELIGQGIGNLLAGLFGGLPGAGATMRTVVNVRAGGKTPISGMVHAFFLLIIVLGGGNFLLIKIEDIPNAVLAGILIKVGIDIIDWSFLKRAHKISMRATGLMYVVLFLTVFVDLITAVAVGVFFANIFTLKRLTDLQAKEVKAITNPYEDAHQLDLSLAEEQILNKADGRILFIHLGGPMSFGAAKAISQQMSIVEDYDVLILEFNEVPYLGVTATLAIENMVKEAYERRRNVYLIGARGIVEDRLRRLKILRKVLEQNPVNSRLEALERGMAFISQR
- a CDS encoding SIMPL domain-containing protein — encoded protein: MLAENDSLLGENSSAATNRDPLTGGISFNNGIDSDRNILQVTSIGEVTVPTSITTVDLGIQVEGETANEVQQEVAQQTTNVVDVLEKLQVKELQTTSVRLFPVYSFENDTRTLTGFEAQNTLSFELPNEEAGAAIDAAIAAGANLVQNISFSASDEALKQARLQALNQAVEQAQIEAGTVFNTLNLVSQEIVGIEILSVDESNPISQPLRFEASAARDTTPIIGSPQNVQATVALDILYSEQ
- a CDS encoding MAE_28990/MAE_18760 family HEPN-like nuclease, whose translation is MKLRTAEQLSDKLSNELAWRKKELSDIKSLIETKFSLAKHNALIRSGICLLYAHWEGFVKIAGNSYLEYVRVKKLCYKDLASNFLALAMKEKLDEAKETNKPSLYIPVCDFFLDELNQRCELPKDVISTASNLSSEIFKEITHVLGIDFSPYSTKSVLIDTKLLKARNEIAHGEYSVFDKEQYIELHLEIIAMLDIFRNQIENAAINKDYMRS